Proteins encoded together in one Bradyrhizobium sp. PSBB068 window:
- a CDS encoding helix-turn-helix domain-containing protein, with the protein MSDRWMSVEEIAGYLGVSKDTIYGWITKRDMPAHKVGRLWKFKSDEVDSWVRAGKASDEGDEHAVSDANGREKRATKGKQ; encoded by the coding sequence ATGTCCGATCGCTGGATGTCCGTCGAGGAGATCGCCGGCTATCTGGGAGTGAGCAAAGACACGATCTACGGCTGGATAACCAAGAGGGACATGCCGGCCCACAAGGTCGGAAGGCTTTGGAAGTTCAAGTCGGACGAGGTCGATTCATGGGTGAGGGCCGGTAAAGCATCCGACGAGGGCGATGAACATGCGGTGAGTGATGCAAACGGTCGGGAAAAGCGCGCCACGAAGGGGAAGCAATGA
- a CDS encoding DNA cytosine methyltransferase encodes MSRVACIDLFCGAGGLTHGLIQAGIPVVAGIDVDAACRYPFETNNSARFIAKDIKNVKPADLKKLYGDAEIRILAGCAPCQPFSTYSQRYDTLTSPRWPLLYQFARLIKSVRPDVVTMENVPLVERHAVFDDFVATLRRLGYSVWQGVVDCTQYGLPQTRRRMVILASAIGPIELIAPTHEKPRTVKDAIGKLPVIEAGSAHKSDAFHMSSRLSDLNLERIRASRPGGTWRDWPKRLVADCHRKETGRTYPGVYGRMTWSDPAPTITTQFYGFGNGRFGHPEQDRGISLREGAILQGFPKDYAFVPEGGPTHFKVLGRMIGNAVPVVLGEAIGQSISAHLGIEADREGQKQGGIADVARKPLVA; translated from the coding sequence ATGAGTAGAGTGGCGTGCATCGACCTGTTTTGTGGCGCGGGCGGTCTGACGCATGGCCTGATCCAAGCCGGCATCCCGGTCGTCGCGGGCATCGATGTCGACGCGGCTTGCCGCTACCCGTTCGAAACCAACAACAGCGCGCGCTTCATCGCCAAGGACATCAAGAACGTAAAACCGGCGGACCTTAAGAAGCTCTATGGTGATGCCGAGATCCGGATTTTGGCCGGTTGCGCGCCCTGTCAGCCATTCTCGACCTATTCCCAACGCTACGACACGTTGACGAGTCCGCGCTGGCCCCTGCTGTACCAGTTCGCGCGCCTCATAAAATCGGTCCGTCCGGACGTCGTGACCATGGAAAACGTGCCTCTGGTCGAAAGGCACGCAGTGTTCGACGACTTCGTCGCCACTCTGCGTAGGCTAGGCTACAGCGTCTGGCAGGGTGTCGTCGATTGCACTCAATATGGCTTGCCGCAGACCAGGCGGCGGATGGTCATTTTGGCGAGCGCGATCGGCCCGATTGAACTGATCGCGCCGACGCACGAGAAGCCGCGGACCGTCAAAGATGCGATCGGAAAACTACCCGTCATCGAAGCCGGAAGCGCTCACAAAAGCGACGCCTTCCATATGTCGTCCAGGCTTTCGGATCTGAACCTGGAGCGCATCCGTGCGTCCCGCCCTGGCGGAACGTGGCGTGACTGGCCCAAACGGCTGGTCGCAGACTGCCATCGCAAGGAAACCGGCCGCACCTATCCCGGCGTCTACGGGCGCATGACGTGGAGCGACCCGGCTCCGACGATCACGACGCAGTTCTACGGCTTCGGCAACGGTCGCTTCGGTCATCCTGAACAGGATCGAGGTATCTCCTTGCGAGAGGGCGCCATCCTGCAGGGGTTCCCTAAGGACTATGCCTTCGTGCCGGAGGGTGGCCCCACCCATTTCAAGGTTCTCGGCCGAATGATCGGCAATGCTGTGCCAGTCGTCCTCGGCGAGGCGATCGGGCAGAGCATTTCGGCTCACCTCGGCATTGAGGCCGATCGGGAGGGGCAGAAGCAGGGAGGCATCGCGGATGTCGCGCGTAAGCCCCTCGTCGCATGA
- a CDS encoding very short patch repair endonuclease has translation MSRVSPSSHEASLRMARVRQKGTDAELFLRKALHARGLRYRLHVPLLTKPRRVADIVFSSARVAIFVDGCFWHGCPEHASWPKSNAQFWRDKIETNRARDADTDRRLRASGWRVVRVWSHESADDAAERIEDIIRAGGRVQ, from the coding sequence ATGTCGCGCGTAAGCCCCTCGTCGCATGAAGCGAGCCTCCGAATGGCTCGAGTGCGGCAGAAGGGCACCGACGCCGAACTCTTCTTACGCAAAGCTCTGCACGCCAGAGGGCTGCGCTATCGCTTGCACGTCCCGCTGCTGACGAAGCCGCGTCGAGTCGCAGACATCGTTTTCTCGAGTGCCCGGGTCGCCATCTTCGTCGATGGTTGCTTCTGGCACGGTTGCCCTGAACACGCCTCCTGGCCGAAGAGCAACGCGCAATTCTGGCGCGACAAGATCGAAACCAACCGCGCCCGAGACGCGGACACCGATCGACGCCTCCGAGCTTCGGGTTGGCGGGTCGTCCGTGTTTGGTCCCACGAAAGCGCCGATGACGCGGCCGAACGCATCGAAGACATCATTCGTGCTGGGGGGAGAGTGCAGTGA
- a CDS encoding DEAD/DEAH box helicase has protein sequence MVRGAGSTAAQIAHHTIPEPGQLVEARRRQWIVSEVDDGSVAPGLPKRHLIRLASIDEDALGEEIEVLWELEPGAHVIERAGLPRITGLDDPDTLQAFLDAVQWGAATNADRAYLQAPFRSGVSIEDFQLDPLVRAIDMARTSLLIADDVGLGKTIESGLVVQEMLLRHRARTVLVLCPASLQEKWRTEMQEKFGLDFRIVDTEFVKHLRRERGLHANPWTSFPLLITSMDWAKQGEGLRLFRDALPPSVTHPRKFDLLVIDEAHNVAPTVGHYAVESFRTRLVRLLAPHFQHKLFLTATPHDGYTESFTALLELLDDQRFARNVLPSEPQRARVMVRRLKSDLVDANGNRLYPVRRLEALGVNYAADERDIRHLLGDYISSRERGERGARAVDRFVHQLLRKRLSSSPAAFATTLERHVATIEGRVAADRGQRKLDERLLRRAISKAEEDYADDAQREMAEDEAIGEASKHVRPPDEQERLMLQRLRSWAQQASRKEDSKARAILEWLAKHLQVDGQWTDERVILFTEYRTTQQWMHQILAGHGFGGERLALIYGGMDHDERETVKAAFQASPKESPVRILLATDAASEGIDLQNHCHLMIHLEIPYNPNVMEQRNGRIDRHGQRSSEVVIWHPVDDEGDHGEDILRALRKLDAMRADMGSVNPVIAPQLPDLIEGRRRDLDTRLAEARMEKSRRFVRAERDLRERIAKLHERLAETKREQNLAPDHVERSVRTALRLSDKPDLEPVSLPGALDGSAFRMPALSGSWSRCLEGLEHPYTKKVRPITFDHDVAKGRDDVVLVHLNHRLVQMSLRLLRAEIWARDDVKKIHRVTARSLPDGRLEAPTIVVVSRLVITGGSHHRLHEELTEAGGYLRDAGFRREERVSELRRWLQDSKPAVLPDTTFAALRTRFDKQRDSVLAAVDARSKDRLRFLSNSIDARKERESDDIRQVLDDLDKALRTELVADREPQQLSLFSEDERTQLRRDHAALEARLARIPLEREQEVRAIENRYSNVRDHTFPVAVILLVPESLTKGQPR, from the coding sequence ATTGTCAGGGGGGCTGGCAGCACGGCCGCACAGATAGCGCATCACACCATCCCCGAGCCCGGCCAGTTGGTGGAAGCTCGCCGGCGTCAATGGATCGTTTCAGAGGTGGACGACGGCTCGGTCGCCCCTGGTCTGCCCAAGCGCCACCTCATTCGATTGGCTTCGATCGACGAGGATGCCCTCGGCGAGGAAATCGAGGTTTTGTGGGAATTGGAACCCGGCGCCCATGTCATTGAGCGCGCCGGCCTGCCGCGAATAACGGGTTTGGACGATCCCGACACCCTGCAAGCGTTTCTCGACGCCGTCCAATGGGGAGCGGCTACCAACGCAGACAGGGCGTACCTGCAAGCCCCCTTTCGTAGTGGCGTCAGTATCGAGGATTTCCAGCTCGACCCGCTGGTGCGAGCGATCGACATGGCTCGTACCAGCCTGCTCATCGCCGACGACGTCGGCCTCGGCAAGACGATCGAATCCGGTCTCGTTGTCCAGGAGATGCTCCTCCGTCACCGCGCGCGTACCGTGCTGGTGTTGTGCCCAGCGTCGCTGCAAGAAAAGTGGCGCACGGAGATGCAGGAAAAATTCGGCCTCGATTTTCGGATCGTGGATACCGAGTTCGTCAAACATCTGCGACGCGAGCGAGGGCTGCACGCCAACCCGTGGACGTCGTTCCCTCTCCTGATCACCTCGATGGATTGGGCGAAGCAGGGTGAAGGCCTGCGCCTGTTTCGTGATGCCTTGCCGCCCTCGGTCACACATCCCCGCAAATTCGATCTCTTGGTGATCGACGAGGCCCACAACGTCGCGCCGACGGTCGGGCACTATGCGGTCGAGAGCTTTCGGACGCGGCTGGTCCGCCTTCTCGCACCGCATTTCCAGCACAAGCTGTTCCTGACCGCCACGCCGCACGACGGCTATACCGAATCGTTCACCGCTCTACTCGAACTCCTCGACGATCAACGGTTCGCCAGAAACGTCCTGCCGAGCGAGCCCCAGCGCGCCCGGGTCATGGTGCGGCGGCTGAAGAGCGACCTCGTCGACGCGAACGGCAATCGACTCTATCCGGTACGGCGCCTCGAAGCCCTCGGCGTCAACTATGCCGCAGACGAGCGAGACATCCGTCATCTGCTCGGGGACTACATATCCAGCCGGGAGCGGGGGGAAAGGGGCGCACGAGCCGTCGATCGCTTCGTCCATCAATTGCTGCGCAAGCGCCTGTCGTCGTCACCCGCGGCGTTCGCGACCACGCTGGAGCGGCACGTCGCGACAATCGAGGGACGCGTCGCGGCCGATCGCGGCCAACGAAAGTTGGATGAGCGTCTCCTCCGCCGGGCCATCTCGAAGGCGGAGGAAGACTACGCCGACGATGCCCAGCGCGAGATGGCGGAAGACGAGGCGATCGGCGAAGCCAGCAAGCACGTCCGCCCGCCCGACGAACAAGAAAGGCTGATGCTCCAGCGCTTGCGATCCTGGGCCCAGCAAGCCTCACGTAAAGAGGACTCCAAGGCTCGCGCCATACTGGAATGGCTCGCCAAGCACCTCCAAGTCGATGGCCAGTGGACGGACGAGCGGGTCATACTTTTCACCGAATACCGAACGACGCAGCAGTGGATGCACCAGATCCTCGCTGGTCACGGGTTCGGTGGCGAGCGCCTGGCGTTGATCTATGGCGGGATGGATCACGACGAACGCGAAACTGTAAAGGCCGCGTTCCAGGCCAGCCCCAAAGAATCGCCGGTCAGAATCCTCCTGGCGACCGATGCCGCCTCGGAAGGCATCGACCTCCAAAACCACTGCCATCTCATGATCCACTTGGAGATCCCATACAATCCCAACGTGATGGAGCAGCGGAACGGCCGCATCGACCGGCACGGTCAGCGCTCCAGCGAGGTGGTCATTTGGCACCCGGTCGACGACGAGGGAGACCACGGCGAGGACATTCTGCGTGCCCTGCGCAAGCTCGATGCCATGCGGGCCGACATGGGCAGCGTCAATCCGGTCATCGCCCCTCAGTTGCCGGACCTGATCGAGGGGCGCCGGCGCGACCTGGATACCCGGCTCGCCGAAGCCCGCATGGAAAAGTCTCGCCGCTTCGTCAGAGCGGAGCGCGATCTCCGGGAACGCATCGCGAAACTGCATGAACGTCTCGCCGAGACCAAACGAGAGCAAAATCTCGCGCCCGACCATGTCGAAAGGTCGGTGAGGACGGCTCTGCGCTTATCGGACAAACCGGACCTGGAGCCCGTTTCCCTGCCGGGGGCCCTCGATGGATCCGCCTTCAGGATGCCGGCGCTGTCGGGTTCATGGTCGCGATGCCTCGAAGGTCTCGAGCATCCCTATACGAAGAAGGTTCGACCGATCACCTTCGATCACGACGTGGCGAAGGGGCGTGACGACGTCGTTCTGGTGCATCTCAATCACCGCCTCGTTCAGATGAGTCTGCGCCTGCTCCGCGCCGAGATCTGGGCACGCGACGACGTAAAGAAGATCCATCGCGTCACCGCCCGGTCGCTTCCCGACGGTCGCTTGGAAGCTCCGACCATCGTCGTCGTTTCCCGCTTGGTCATCACTGGCGGAAGCCACCATCGCCTGCACGAGGAACTCACTGAGGCCGGCGGCTATCTGCGCGACGCGGGATTCCGCCGCGAGGAACGCGTCTCAGAATTGCGTCGGTGGCTACAGGACTCCAAACCAGCGGTGCTGCCGGACACGACCTTCGCGGCGCTGCGCACCCGCTTCGATAAGCAGCGCGATTCCGTACTGGCCGCGGTCGACGCGCGCTCCAAGGACCGCCTGCGCTTCCTGTCCAATTCGATCGACGCCCGTAAGGAACGAGAGAGCGACGACATCCGACAGGTCCTCGACGATCTCGACAAGGCCCTGCGGACCGAACTCGTCGCCGACCGCGAGCCGCAACAGCTCTCGCTCTTCTCCGAAGATGAGCGCACCCAGCTACGACGCGATCATGCCGCCCTGGAAGCACGCCTCGCCCGCATTCCGCTGGAGCGAGAGCAGGAGGTGCGCGCCATCGAGAACCGATATTCCAATGTCCGGGATCACACCTTCCCCGTCGCGGTCATCCTGCTTGTGCCCGAGTCCTTGACGAAGGGGCAGCCTCGATGA
- a CDS encoding ATP-binding protein, translated as MTDTYKMTVDLNVLDHLGINLYSNIAAVLTEAVANAWDADAEKVDIRIDPDGKWIEIADDGMGMSVADMNDKYLRVGYRRREEVSGRVTPKGRPVMGRKGLGKLSLFSIADTIEVHSAKDGGAHGLRMTVSGIHDSVRDQKPFYSPEPLAAGEVTVMKGTKIILKDVKRQRLGPGATALRKRLARRFSVVGDVHGFKVEIDGQPITAADRGDLATVQFLWTFGTEKPDLTASSQLKEKEALSDRFDGWDATWRVKGWIGTARKPKDLESTEAGNMNGIVVFARGRLFHENILDKLNDARIYTKYLTGQIEADFLDIDDKPDIATSDRQRVQEDDERYQQLLAFLRSRLTQVESRWNEWRRKHEIEKAKETSPALAEWLDGLPEGFRKSAEELIAKLSALPIDDEDDRKVLYRHGILAFERMKLRGSTDEFIASIASVDKLLTLLADRDSLEASLYRDIVRSRLGAIQEFQKIVDEDAKEKVLQKYLFDHLWLLDPAWERASGSELMEKRLVTEGVIVEDFNEKEKLGRVDIAYRTYAGKHIIVELKKAGRVMKLLELQEQGQRYVDTLRKILLQQGDSSPNIEVVFVLGKSIEEEKANPDRLKSSMAAISPGSRIAHYDTLIRGAQEAYEQYLKASKELDRLEKLVNQI; from the coding sequence ATGACTGACACCTACAAGATGACGGTCGATCTCAATGTGCTCGATCACCTCGGGATCAACCTCTATAGCAACATCGCTGCCGTCCTGACCGAAGCCGTCGCGAACGCCTGGGATGCGGATGCCGAGAAGGTGGACATCCGGATCGACCCTGACGGCAAGTGGATCGAGATCGCCGATGATGGCATGGGCATGTCAGTCGCCGACATGAACGACAAGTACCTGCGCGTCGGCTACCGGCGCCGAGAGGAGGTCAGCGGCCGCGTGACGCCCAAGGGGCGGCCGGTCATGGGCAGGAAGGGGTTGGGTAAGCTCTCGCTCTTCTCGATCGCCGACACCATCGAGGTGCATTCGGCGAAGGACGGCGGAGCGCATGGCCTGCGGATGACGGTCTCGGGCATCCACGATTCCGTCCGCGATCAGAAGCCCTTCTACAGCCCGGAACCGCTGGCGGCTGGAGAGGTCACCGTCATGAAGGGGACGAAGATCATCCTCAAGGACGTCAAGCGGCAGCGTCTCGGGCCGGGAGCTACGGCCCTCCGCAAGCGCCTGGCGAGGCGGTTCTCGGTCGTGGGGGACGTTCATGGCTTCAAGGTCGAGATCGACGGCCAACCGATCACCGCCGCCGATCGCGGCGATCTCGCCACGGTCCAGTTTCTCTGGACGTTCGGCACCGAAAAGCCCGACCTGACGGCATCCTCTCAGCTCAAAGAGAAGGAGGCTCTCTCCGATCGCTTCGATGGCTGGGATGCGACATGGCGCGTGAAGGGCTGGATCGGCACGGCCAGAAAGCCGAAAGACCTGGAAAGCACCGAAGCCGGTAACATGAACGGCATCGTCGTGTTCGCTCGCGGGCGGCTGTTCCATGAGAACATCCTCGACAAGCTGAACGACGCCAGGATCTACACCAAATACCTCACGGGACAGATCGAGGCCGATTTCCTGGACATCGACGACAAGCCCGATATCGCTACCAGCGACCGTCAGCGCGTGCAGGAGGACGACGAACGATACCAGCAACTACTCGCGTTCCTGCGCTCGCGGCTCACTCAGGTCGAGAGCCGCTGGAACGAATGGCGGCGGAAGCACGAAATCGAGAAGGCGAAGGAAACCTCGCCCGCCCTCGCCGAATGGCTCGATGGACTGCCAGAAGGCTTCCGCAAGAGCGCCGAGGAGCTGATCGCGAAGCTCAGCGCCCTACCGATCGACGATGAAGACGATCGCAAAGTCCTCTATCGGCACGGTATCCTGGCGTTCGAGCGCATGAAGTTGCGCGGATCGACCGACGAGTTCATCGCGAGCATCGCCAGCGTGGACAAGCTGCTCACGCTGCTCGCAGACCGCGATTCCCTCGAGGCTTCGCTGTATCGAGACATCGTGCGGTCCAGGCTCGGAGCAATCCAGGAGTTTCAGAAGATCGTCGATGAGGACGCCAAGGAGAAGGTCCTCCAGAAATATCTCTTCGACCATCTCTGGTTGCTCGATCCGGCGTGGGAGCGTGCCTCCGGCAGTGAACTCATGGAAAAGCGCCTCGTCACGGAGGGCGTTATCGTCGAGGACTTCAACGAGAAAGAGAAGCTCGGCCGGGTCGACATCGCCTATCGTACCTACGCCGGAAAGCACATCATCGTCGAACTCAAGAAGGCCGGTCGGGTGATGAAGCTCCTCGAATTGCAGGAGCAAGGCCAGCGCTACGTCGATACGCTGCGAAAGATCTTGTTACAGCAAGGGGATTCGTCACCGAACATCGAAGTCGTGTTCGTTCTCGGCAAGTCGATCGAGGAAGAGAAGGCGAACCCGGATCGCCTCAAATCGTCCATGGCGGCTATTTCCCCCGGAAGCCGCATCGCCCACTACGACACACTCATCCGGGGCGCTCAGGAGGCCTACGAGCAATATCTCAAGGCCAGCAAAGAGCTGGATCGCCTTGAGAAACTGGTGAACCAGATATGA
- a CDS encoding helicase, which translates to MAVDTTVSAGQHDFVFSCVGGPNLFLSIAAGDWLLLFDPAQSITRVGRLLRVRSTETETSFYFDKLHTVASPALLSGLGLTIPAGPIGRLSWDDFLRAAQSVGISDIEAVPLIQNVVYVRDLLEVAVRDDLLGPAGGPHELIKDMSVRDRYLVGKLAPRRPGDGETTPVEPAAAADEVGDIEDERAAPIHEPGAEFASASGRVEPEDDALDEIDTTNNQSLVPSSMGFTFCVAPGEESLAVDVRWGRYERVPSDEHEVVKTRKNRATGKEEETKVKVWRRIPCGGVAPLLLNDGPIRPSTPDRDQPDVRLQGSVRTNDQGERLVTLFLVNGQLEPDDNKDRAWLFQPEISVTAPEPAAGKAIFRRRPSNEIVVDDPERDRLALIYRNRLEFAVGHGVSVHSDAMPEDSGKAWRVRTEIIPRYEIAVTETPGLDFGDRPAMRRMVDEGWLDMNRLAELEPQALRDALSCLVDDYAVWIEEQRARLKSEITGFDDPGRDVIVRCEETLRRLREGMNTLFTDDAALTAFRFANRSMALQRVRSLYALKRRRGETTDIAQIDIPRNRSWRPFQLAFLLLSVPSLADPAHPDRTKPVEAFADLLWFPTGGGKTEAYLGVAAFAMGMRRLKSDLGGLDASRGLAVIMRYTLRLLTLQQFQRAAALLCAMEVIRRADEKTWGKEPFSLGLWVGNKVTPGRTEDAHQAIEALRNGDRNRAGIASPAQLTSCPWCGSEISAGRDIEVDRVIGRTLIHCGDKLGTCEFSRAGSSGLAHPGLPVKVVDEEIYHRPPTMMIATVDKFAMMAWRPEVRTLFGRVDEECERHGLLWPGHDCGTGHRARGAHPPAKVKPVRAALRPPDLIIQDEFHLISGPLGTMVGLYESAVDELSTWPLGDTKVRPKVVASTATVRRAEDQVRNVFMRRISVFPPSGLDVEDNFFSVQRPIEEKPGRRYMGICAPGSSRPAVLIRTYTAFLTAAQALFDRFGPVADPYMTLVGYFNSLRELGGMKRLAEDDVQTRSFRVSMSLVDRPGLSQRRVDDVRELTSRVSSHDIPRYLDQLEIPFNGTFDPAAGKWIENRAPGDPRPIDVVLATNMLSVGVDVNRLGVMVVNGQPKGTAEYIQATSRVGRTPPGLVATVLTWARPRDLSHYETFEHYHATFYQHVEAQSVTPFSPRALDRGLTGAMLSIMRNAYDPFAPNTGAGAMNSPSRPEMLTTIGIVAERTWEVTEDSAKKSLTEQELKQRADDWAKEAGVGGRTLVYQKYGAGPTAYPLLEAPGVKPWTDWTVPMSMREVEPGVRLVMEDSRSTSDPIWRARVTPTDGSDA; encoded by the coding sequence ATGGCCGTCGACACGACGGTTAGTGCGGGACAGCACGATTTCGTCTTCTCGTGTGTGGGAGGACCGAATCTGTTTTTGAGCATCGCGGCCGGTGACTGGCTGCTTCTCTTCGATCCCGCTCAGTCCATCACTCGGGTTGGACGGCTCCTTCGTGTTCGATCGACCGAGACCGAAACCTCGTTCTATTTCGACAAGCTCCATACCGTCGCTTCACCCGCACTCTTGAGCGGGTTGGGTCTCACCATCCCGGCAGGGCCGATCGGTCGTCTCTCTTGGGATGATTTCCTGCGCGCGGCGCAGTCGGTCGGTATTTCCGACATCGAAGCCGTGCCGCTCATCCAGAACGTCGTCTATGTGCGCGATCTGCTCGAAGTAGCCGTTCGTGACGATCTACTCGGTCCCGCCGGTGGCCCGCACGAGCTGATCAAGGACATGAGCGTCCGCGACCGCTATCTGGTAGGGAAGCTCGCGCCACGTCGGCCAGGTGACGGCGAGACGACTCCAGTCGAGCCAGCGGCAGCCGCAGACGAGGTCGGCGACATTGAGGATGAGCGAGCGGCGCCCATCCACGAGCCCGGCGCCGAATTCGCGAGTGCTTCCGGCCGCGTGGAGCCAGAGGACGATGCTCTCGACGAGATCGACACGACGAACAATCAATCCCTCGTGCCGTCCAGCATGGGGTTCACCTTCTGCGTCGCGCCGGGCGAGGAGTCGCTCGCCGTCGATGTTCGCTGGGGACGCTACGAGCGTGTCCCGAGCGACGAGCACGAAGTCGTCAAAACCCGGAAGAACCGGGCGACCGGCAAGGAGGAGGAGACCAAGGTCAAGGTGTGGCGGCGCATCCCGTGCGGTGGTGTCGCGCCCTTGCTTCTGAACGACGGGCCGATAAGGCCCTCGACGCCCGACCGGGACCAGCCCGACGTCAGGCTGCAAGGCTCCGTCCGGACGAACGACCAGGGGGAGCGCCTCGTCACCCTGTTCCTCGTGAACGGTCAACTCGAGCCCGACGACAACAAGGACCGCGCCTGGCTGTTCCAGCCGGAGATCTCCGTGACCGCGCCGGAACCCGCTGCGGGGAAGGCGATCTTCAGGCGACGCCCATCCAACGAAATCGTTGTCGACGATCCGGAACGCGATCGCTTGGCGCTGATCTATCGCAATCGGTTGGAGTTCGCCGTCGGCCACGGCGTGTCGGTCCACTCCGACGCGATGCCGGAAGATTCCGGGAAGGCTTGGCGGGTCCGCACGGAGATCATTCCGCGCTACGAAATCGCCGTGACGGAGACGCCGGGCCTCGACTTCGGCGATCGCCCGGCGATGCGCCGGATGGTCGATGAAGGTTGGCTCGACATGAACCGCCTTGCTGAATTGGAACCGCAGGCGCTGCGCGATGCGCTGTCGTGCCTGGTCGACGACTACGCCGTATGGATCGAGGAGCAACGTGCGCGCCTGAAGAGCGAGATCACGGGTTTCGACGATCCGGGCCGGGACGTGATCGTCCGATGCGAAGAAACCCTGCGCCGTCTTCGGGAAGGGATGAACACGCTCTTTACCGACGATGCGGCGCTGACGGCCTTTCGCTTCGCCAACAGGTCCATGGCGCTACAGCGCGTGCGGAGCCTCTATGCCCTCAAGCGGAGACGGGGGGAGACCACTGATATCGCGCAGATCGACATTCCGAGGAACCGATCTTGGCGTCCCTTCCAGTTGGCCTTCCTCTTGTTGTCGGTGCCGTCGCTGGCCGACCCGGCGCATCCAGATCGAACGAAGCCCGTCGAGGCCTTCGCCGACCTGCTGTGGTTCCCGACGGGTGGCGGCAAGACCGAAGCCTATCTAGGTGTGGCCGCCTTCGCCATGGGGATGCGTCGGTTGAAGAGCGACCTCGGTGGGCTTGACGCCTCACGCGGCCTCGCCGTGATCATGCGATACACGCTGCGTCTGCTGACGCTCCAGCAATTCCAGCGCGCGGCCGCGCTGTTGTGCGCAATGGAGGTGATCCGTCGCGCGGACGAGAAGACCTGGGGCAAGGAACCCTTCTCACTGGGACTGTGGGTCGGCAACAAGGTGACGCCGGGCCGAACCGAAGACGCTCACCAGGCGATCGAAGCGTTGCGCAATGGTGATCGGAATCGTGCCGGCATCGCGTCGCCTGCGCAATTGACGAGCTGCCCATGGTGCGGCTCGGAGATCTCCGCTGGGCGCGACATCGAGGTCGACAGGGTTATCGGCCGGACTCTCATTCATTGCGGGGACAAGCTCGGCACCTGCGAATTCTCGCGGGCCGGCTCCAGCGGGCTCGCCCACCCCGGATTGCCGGTAAAGGTGGTCGACGAGGAGATCTACCATCGTCCTCCCACGATGATGATCGCTACCGTCGATAAGTTCGCCATGATGGCTTGGCGGCCAGAGGTCCGAACCCTCTTCGGTCGGGTCGATGAAGAATGCGAGCGCCACGGCTTGCTCTGGCCGGGGCACGATTGCGGTACGGGGCATCGCGCCCGCGGCGCTCATCCCCCGGCCAAGGTGAAACCCGTGCGAGCCGCTCTGCGGCCCCCCGATCTCATCATCCAGGACGAGTTCCACCTCATCAGCGGTCCCCTCGGCACCATGGTCGGCCTCTATGAAAGCGCCGTCGACGAGTTGAGCACCTGGCCTCTCGGCGATACGAAGGTTCGACCGAAGGTCGTGGCATCCACCGCGACCGTCCGGCGCGCCGAAGATCAAGTGCGCAACGTGTTCATGCGGCGCATTTCGGTCTTCCCGCCCTCCGGTCTCGACGTCGAGGATAACTTCTTCTCAGTCCAGCGGCCCATCGAAGAGAAGCCCGGCCGCCGCTACATGGGCATATGCGCGCCTGGCAGCTCTCGCCCTGCGGTGCTGATCCGAACGTACACGGCCTTCCTGACTGCGGCGCAGGCGCTCTTCGATCGTTTCGGTCCGGTCGCCGACCCTTACATGACGCTGGTCGGCTATTTCAATTCGCTGCGCGAATTGGGCGGAATGAAGCGCCTCGCCGAAGACGACGTCCAGACGCGATCCTTCCGCGTCAGCATGAGCCTCGTCGATCGGCCGGGCTTGTCGCAGCGGCGCGTAGACGACGTTCGCGAACTGACATCTCGTGTCTCTAGTCACGACATCCCGCGCTATCTCGATCAGCTCGAAATCCCCTTCAACGGGACGTTCGATCCCGCGGCGGGCAAATGGATCGAGAACCGGGCTCCGGGCGATCCGCGTCCGATCGACGTCGTCCTGGCCACCAACATGCTTTCGGTTGGGGTCGACGTGAATCGCCTCGGCGTGATGGTCGTCAACGGCCAGCCGAAGGGAACGGCCGAGTATATCCAGGCGACCAGCCGCGTCGGCCGCACGCCGCCGGGCTTGGTCGCCACCGTCCTCACCTGGGCGCGTCCGCGCGATCTCTCACACTATGAGACGTTCGAGCACTATCACGCGACCTTCTATCAGCACGTCGAAGCTCAATCCGTGACGCCATTCTCGCCGCGGGCATTGGACCGTGGCCTCACGGGCGCGATGCTGTCGATCATGCGAAACGCCTATGATCCCTTCGCGCCGAACACAGGGGCGGGCGCGATGAACAGCCCGAGTCGACCGGAGATGTTAACGACGATCGGTATCGTGGCCGAGCGGACGTGGGAAGTCACCGAGGATTCGGCAAAGAAATCGCTGACCGAACAGGAATTGAAGCAACGAGCAGATGATTGGGCCAAAGAGGCGGGCGTCGGTGGCCGCACGCTCGTTTATCAGAAGTATGGCGCAGGCCCGACGGCGTATCCTCTTTTGGAAGCACCAGGCGTGAAGCCGTGGACGGATTGGACCGTCCCGATGTCGATGCGTGAGGTCGAGCCCGGCGTGAGGCTGGTGATGGAGGATTCTCGCTCGACGAGCGACCCCATCTGGCGAGCCCGAGTCACCCCAACGGACGGGAGTGACGCATGA